Proteins encoded within one genomic window of Ammonifex degensii KC4:
- a CDS encoding phosphosulfolactate synthase has product MVLDKGLGVRELEDLLEVAGNYFHFLKLGFGTTGLYREEVLRRKISLAHSFGIKVYPGGTFLEIALAQGEKIEHLLERFLNLGFSTVEISEGTVSWENRMRERLIKFARREGFTVLTEVGKKNPLYPFDPAEIARQIAADLEAGAHWVIIEGRERGRQVGIYDAQGRIKERTFRSLLEKVEDPGRLIWEAPLPSQQLALIRRLGLEVNLGNVPPGEVLSLAALRRGLRSDTFFLLERLGARPTRLARAKLG; this is encoded by the coding sequence ATGGTGCTGGATAAAGGGCTTGGGGTGCGGGAGCTGGAAGATCTGCTCGAGGTGGCTGGCAATTATTTTCACTTCCTGAAATTGGGTTTTGGGACCACCGGCCTCTATCGCGAGGAAGTGCTGCGCCGGAAGATAAGCTTAGCCCATTCTTTCGGCATAAAAGTCTACCCGGGAGGGACCTTTCTGGAGATCGCGCTGGCGCAGGGAGAGAAGATAGAGCATCTGCTTGAGCGGTTCTTAAACTTGGGTTTTTCTACCGTAGAGATCTCCGAAGGAACTGTATCCTGGGAAAACCGGATGAGGGAAAGACTGATAAAGTTTGCCCGTCGAGAAGGCTTCACCGTGCTCACGGAGGTAGGTAAAAAGAACCCTCTTTACCCTTTCGACCCGGCCGAGATCGCCCGCCAGATAGCCGCCGACCTGGAAGCCGGGGCCCACTGGGTGATCATCGAGGGAAGAGAGCGGGGACGGCAGGTGGGCATCTATGACGCCCAGGGGAGGATTAAGGAAAGGACCTTTCGGAGCCTCTTGGAAAAAGTCGAAGACCCCGGCCGCCTGATCTGGGAAGCTCCCCTTCCCTCTCAGCAGCTGGCCCTCATCCGGCGCCTGGGACTGGAGGTGAACCTGGGGAACGTGCCTCCGGGAGAGGTTCTATCCCTGGCCGCGCTGCGACGGGGGCTGCGCAGCGACACCTTCTTCCTGCTGGAGAGGCTGGGAGCCAGGCCTACCCGCCTGGCGCGCGCGAAGCTCGGCTAA
- a CDS encoding 2,3-bisphosphoglycerate-independent phosphoglycerate mutase → MDQEKLLEELVHPADTKMILVVLDGLGGLPLPEREGKTELEAANKPNLDALARASELGLAHPVLPGITPGSSAGHLALFGYDPTKYVIGRGVLEALGIDFPLEPGDIAIRGNFATARFTPQGPIIVDRRAGRPSTEHTVAVCRRLQEEIRRIEDVEVFIRPVKEHRFVVVFRGSGLDPRVADTDPQEVGVPPLPPQPLAPEAEKTARLATIFLTRLAEVLREEPATNFALLRGFSQRPHLKLFGERFHLKAAAIALYPMYRGLAALVGMEVLQVKEESLASQLAVLRQSWPDYDFFFFHVKATDSRGEDGDWEGKIKVIEEFDRHLPQIMELKPDVLVITGDHSTPALYRAHSWHPVPYLLYSRWARYHRDTAGFGERDCARGALGHFPMLYNMNLMLAHAHRLVKFSA, encoded by the coding sequence TTGGATCAGGAAAAGCTGCTGGAGGAGCTCGTCCATCCCGCTGATACCAAGATGATACTAGTAGTGCTTGACGGGCTGGGAGGCCTCCCTTTACCGGAGAGGGAAGGGAAGACGGAGCTGGAGGCAGCCAATAAGCCCAACCTGGACGCCCTGGCCCGCGCTTCGGAGCTGGGCCTGGCCCATCCCGTCCTTCCTGGTATCACCCCGGGGTCGAGTGCCGGGCACCTAGCCCTCTTCGGTTACGACCCGACCAAGTACGTCATCGGCCGGGGGGTGCTGGAAGCGTTGGGCATCGACTTCCCCTTAGAGCCGGGTGACATAGCGATAAGAGGAAATTTCGCCACGGCCCGCTTTACCCCCCAGGGCCCCATCATCGTAGACCGCCGCGCCGGACGCCCTTCTACCGAGCACACCGTCGCCGTCTGCCGGCGCCTACAGGAAGAGATCCGAAGGATCGAAGATGTAGAAGTGTTCATCCGTCCGGTAAAGGAGCACCGCTTCGTGGTGGTCTTTCGCGGTTCGGGACTCGATCCCCGGGTAGCGGATACTGACCCGCAGGAGGTGGGGGTTCCTCCCTTACCCCCGCAGCCCCTGGCCCCGGAAGCCGAAAAGACTGCCCGACTGGCCACCATATTTCTGACCAGGCTGGCCGAGGTGCTCCGGGAAGAACCGGCCACCAACTTCGCCTTACTGCGTGGCTTCTCCCAGCGCCCGCACCTCAAGCTTTTTGGTGAGCGCTTCCACCTGAAGGCCGCCGCCATAGCCCTCTACCCCATGTACCGGGGACTGGCCGCGCTGGTGGGGATGGAGGTCTTGCAGGTGAAGGAAGAAAGCTTGGCTTCTCAGCTTGCCGTCCTGCGGCAGTCCTGGCCGGACTACGACTTTTTCTTCTTCCACGTGAAGGCCACCGACTCGCGGGGAGAGGACGGCGACTGGGAAGGGAAGATTAAGGTTATCGAGGAGTTCGACCGGCACCTGCCGCAGATAATGGAGCTCAAGCCCGACGTCCTGGTGATCACCGGCGACCACAGCACCCCCGCTCTCTACCGGGCGCACAGCTGGCATCCCGTGCCCTACCTGCTTTATTCCCGCTGGGCTCGCTACCACCGGGATACCGCCGGCTTTGGCGAGCGAGACTGCGCCCGGGGAGCTTTGGGGCACTTTCCCATGCTCTACAACATGAACCTCATGCTGGCCCATGCCCACCGCCTGGTCAAGTTCAGCGCTTAA
- the rmuC gene encoding DNA recombination protein RmuC translates to MLVGIPLLFFLAWQVKKVGERLHWLEEQQSALRQSLQGISTDLARTGTLTGSLQEVTHRLGQELSRALEVLAELRGHTHAQAEKEGQMLEVLRRLELVLAGSRSKGAAGENILDLLFSQLPPEWQVRNFRVGNRVVEFGLRLPNGLVLPIDSKWPATNLLEEFHRAEDAEKRQRIRRQIEEVVVAKARELKKYLDPSLTPNFGLVVVPDAVFELSSGVQPLIYQFNVVLVSYSLFLPYLLLIYQVVLRYARSLDLRRLDAALSSLEEGLRGLQEEVEGRMARALTMLTNSQQDMRVWLGRVAAGLSSLRSGVTVAETDEAERIFGTEVE, encoded by the coding sequence ATGCTTGTAGGGATTCCGCTCCTTTTCTTCCTGGCCTGGCAGGTAAAAAAGGTAGGGGAGCGCCTGCACTGGTTGGAGGAGCAGCAAAGCGCCTTGCGGCAGAGCCTCCAGGGCATCAGCACCGATCTGGCTCGCACAGGGACACTCACGGGTAGCCTGCAAGAAGTGACGCACCGGCTAGGGCAGGAGTTGAGCCGGGCCCTAGAAGTGCTGGCCGAGTTGCGGGGGCATACGCATGCCCAGGCGGAGAAGGAAGGGCAGATGCTGGAAGTACTGCGGCGCCTGGAGTTGGTCCTGGCGGGCAGCCGTAGTAAAGGGGCGGCAGGGGAAAATATCCTGGATCTACTCTTTTCCCAGCTTCCTCCGGAATGGCAGGTGCGCAATTTCCGGGTAGGCAACCGGGTGGTGGAGTTTGGCCTGCGCCTGCCCAACGGTCTGGTGCTGCCCATCGACAGCAAGTGGCCGGCCACCAACCTGCTGGAGGAGTTCCACCGGGCCGAGGACGCTGAGAAGCGGCAGAGGATCAGACGACAAATCGAAGAGGTGGTGGTGGCCAAAGCGCGGGAGCTCAAGAAATACCTCGATCCTTCCCTCACCCCCAACTTTGGGCTTGTAGTGGTGCCCGATGCCGTGTTCGAGTTGAGCAGTGGGGTTCAACCTCTGATCTACCAGTTCAACGTGGTGCTGGTGAGTTACAGCCTCTTCCTTCCCTACCTCCTGTTGATCTACCAGGTGGTGCTGCGTTACGCCCGCAGCTTGGATCTCCGGCGCTTAGACGCTGCCCTGTCCTCTCTGGAGGAGGGGTTGCGGGGTTTGCAGGAAGAAGTGGAGGGCCGGATGGCCCGGGCCCTTACCATGCTTACCAATTCCCAGCAGGATATGCGAGTCTGGCTGGGTCGGGTAGCAGCGGGCCTGAGTTCCCTGCGGTCCGGGGTGACGGTAGCAGAAACCGATGAAGCCGAGAGGATTTTCGGGACAGAAGTGGAATAA
- the lspA gene encoding signal peptidase II: protein MAAFWLTFLLSFLLDQVTKLWALSYLSRPLVLIPGLLTLRCVHNPGAAFGLLAHQTPLLILVAAVASLVLLLGYKRLRLNAPPIIHWGLGFFLGGTLGNLVDRVRFGYVVDFIDFGFWPVFNLADVAIVVGVGLILWYWWRGR from the coding sequence TTGGCTGCTTTTTGGTTGACGTTTCTTCTTTCTTTTCTCCTGGACCAGGTTACTAAGTTATGGGCCTTGTCTTATCTTTCCCGTCCGTTGGTGCTCATACCGGGGCTTCTCACTTTGCGCTGTGTCCACAATCCGGGGGCGGCCTTCGGGCTTCTGGCTCACCAGACCCCCTTGCTCATCTTAGTAGCCGCGGTTGCAAGCCTGGTTCTGCTCTTGGGGTATAAGCGCTTAAGGCTGAATGCTCCCCCGATTATACACTGGGGTTTGGGCTTTTTCTTGGGGGGCACTTTGGGCAATCTCGTAGACAGGGTAAGGTTCGGCTACGTTGTAGATTTCATCGATTTTGGCTTCTGGCCGGTTTTTAACTTGGCCGATGTGGCTATCGTCGTAGGAGTAGGACTCATCCTCTGGTACTGGTGGCGGGGGAGGTAG
- a CDS encoding sulfide-dependent adenosine diphosphate thiazole synthase has protein sequence MAGGAIDERLVSRAIIQTYSEELLQLTDFDVAVVGAGPSGLTAAYYLAQGGLKTVVFERRLSVGGGMWGGAMMFNYLVFQEEARPIFETMGVRYREYQPGYYVAHSVEAVAAFTLAACRAGARIMNLITVEDLVLRDNRVAGLVLNWTAVDMAGMHIDPLAVHCRYVVDATGHDAEVVRILTQKNQVTVKVPGGHVQGEKSMWSERGEKQTLDHSGEVFPGLYVAGMAANAVAGGYRMGPIFGGMVLSGKKVAELILEAHRREKSQTL, from the coding sequence TTGGCCGGCGGAGCCATAGACGAACGCCTGGTCTCCCGGGCTATCATACAGACCTACTCCGAAGAACTGCTGCAGTTGACAGATTTTGACGTGGCGGTGGTGGGAGCTGGGCCTTCCGGCCTGACAGCAGCCTACTACTTGGCCCAGGGTGGCCTAAAAACGGTGGTCTTCGAGCGGCGTTTGAGCGTGGGAGGCGGTATGTGGGGCGGGGCCATGATGTTCAACTACCTGGTCTTCCAGGAGGAGGCCCGCCCCATCTTTGAAACCATGGGCGTGCGCTACCGGGAGTACCAGCCGGGCTACTACGTCGCCCATTCGGTGGAAGCAGTAGCCGCCTTCACTTTGGCCGCCTGCCGGGCGGGAGCGCGGATCATGAACCTCATCACCGTAGAGGATCTGGTCCTGCGCGATAACCGGGTGGCCGGTCTGGTACTCAACTGGACCGCCGTGGATATGGCAGGGATGCACATCGACCCCTTGGCCGTACACTGCCGTTACGTAGTAGACGCTACGGGTCACGACGCCGAAGTGGTGCGGATACTGACCCAGAAAAACCAAGTGACCGTTAAAGTACCTGGAGGACACGTCCAAGGAGAAAAATCGATGTGGTCGGAAAGGGGAGAAAAGCAGACTTTGGACCACTCCGGAGAGGTCTTCCCCGGCCTTTACGTGGCCGGAATGGCCGCCAACGCCGTAGCGGGAGGCTACCGCATGGGTCCCATTTTCGGCGGCATGGTATTGTCAGGCAAGAAAGTGGCGGAGTTGATCCTGGAAGCCCACCGCCGCGAGAAAAGCCAAACACTTTAA
- a CDS encoding RNA-guided endonuclease InsQ/TnpB family protein yields MTKQFPLGLEVLPVFQPVMQAANRIWNSCVWHSRETFKQENRWPTEAELKAKFKSFAAWRELHSQSAQAVVEEYFEAVSAYRKHRENGRLEMNPPNFKSKNYLRTVTWKRQGFDVKDNTLVLKLSRKKEPIKVALPEGWNVVVLPDGTEVKGIPVEVKVKAVVRRHRVENLVLHVTLDLGVVPVNQVGAVSAYDYNSAMFARAVSSGRLDLFVCRELLSLVQYRNKTIAGFQEKMSCLKEGSRRWKRCLSAKIRKLKKLDRRIRQMEHALTKLFAELDGAEGVTFAVVGDLTDLRRSARTGMKSRKATQKINQMAYDRLRQEQRYKNLVRGIETDTWTERNTSSTCCLCGARNPAWRRHRGLWVCGECGLVLQADLNGAANLLKQYLFGNCTGKELPFTLKEVRVWRWDGRLNRFAQVSPRAA; encoded by the coding sequence TTGACCAAACAGTTCCCGCTGGGCCTGGAAGTACTGCCGGTCTTCCAACCCGTCATGCAGGCGGCCAACCGCATCTGGAACTCCTGCGTCTGGCACAGCCGGGAGACCTTCAAGCAGGAGAACCGCTGGCCGACGGAGGCAGAGCTCAAGGCGAAGTTCAAGTCCTTCGCCGCCTGGAGAGAGCTCCACTCCCAGTCGGCTCAGGCGGTGGTGGAGGAGTACTTCGAGGCCGTGTCTGCCTACCGGAAGCACAGGGAAAACGGCCGCTTGGAGATGAACCCGCCGAACTTTAAGTCGAAAAACTACCTCCGCACCGTCACCTGGAAGAGGCAGGGTTTTGACGTTAAAGACAACACCCTCGTGTTGAAGCTCTCCCGGAAGAAAGAGCCAATCAAGGTCGCGCTGCCCGAAGGGTGGAATGTGGTCGTCTTGCCGGACGGTACAGAGGTAAAGGGCATCCCGGTCGAGGTCAAGGTGAAGGCGGTTGTCCGCCGCCACAGGGTGGAAAACCTGGTGCTCCACGTGACCCTCGACCTGGGGGTGGTGCCCGTAAACCAGGTGGGTGCCGTCTCGGCCTACGACTACAACTCCGCCATGTTCGCCCGCGCTGTGTCCAGTGGCCGGCTCGACCTGTTTGTGTGCCGGGAGCTCCTTTCCCTGGTGCAGTACAGGAACAAAACCATAGCGGGGTTCCAGGAAAAGATGAGCTGCTTAAAGGAAGGCTCCCGCAGGTGGAAGAGGTGTCTTTCCGCGAAGATCCGCAAGCTGAAAAAGCTCGACCGCCGCATAAGACAAATGGAGCACGCATTGACGAAGCTCTTTGCGGAGCTGGACGGAGCGGAAGGTGTGACCTTTGCGGTGGTGGGCGATCTGACCGACCTGCGCCGCTCCGCGCGCACCGGGATGAAGTCGAGGAAGGCCACCCAGAAGATCAACCAGATGGCTTACGACCGGCTCCGGCAAGAGCAGCGCTACAAGAACCTCGTGCGGGGTATTGAGACCGACACCTGGACGGAGAGGAACACGTCCTCCACGTGCTGTCTCTGCGGCGCCCGGAATCCTGCCTGGCGGAGGCACCGGGGCTTGTGGGTATGCGGGGAGTGCGGGCTGGTCCTGCAGGCCGACCTGAACGGCGCGGCTAACCTGTTGAAGCAGTACCTTTTCGGCAACTGTACCGGCAAGGAGCTGCCCTTTACCCTCAAGGAAGTGCGGGTCTGGCGCTGGGACGGGAGACTGAACCGGTTCGCGCAAGTATCTCCGAGGGCCGCATAA
- a CDS encoding RluA family pseudouridine synthase: MILACRLQVEEEEAGVRLDVYLARNLPENSRSYLQRLINEGYVQVGGRKVKPSYKVKPGEEILVFLPPAETLEVEPEPIPLEIIYEDEDLLVVNKPRGMVVHPGAGHKRGTLVNALLYHCRSLSGINGVLRPGIVHRLDKDTSGLLMVAKNDAAHLSLSAQLKERRVLKEYWALVYGEVKPAQGRIEAPIGRHPRYRQKMAVVAGGRPAVTHYEVVEYFPGYTLLRVRPETGRTHQIRVHLHYLGHPIVGDLKYGPARPHLGLEGQFLHAGVLGFTHPRTGEFLRFEAPLPPELERVLAELRARQAGRPGSQPLQQEEGVAAQPPSQRGQG; this comes from the coding sequence TTGATTCTGGCTTGTCGTCTGCAGGTGGAGGAAGAAGAGGCGGGGGTCCGGCTGGACGTTTACCTGGCCCGCAACCTTCCGGAGAACAGCCGCTCCTATCTCCAGCGTCTCATCAACGAAGGATACGTTCAGGTAGGAGGAAGAAAGGTCAAGCCGAGCTACAAGGTTAAGCCGGGGGAAGAGATTCTGGTCTTCCTCCCTCCGGCCGAGACCCTGGAGGTGGAGCCGGAGCCCATCCCCTTGGAGATAATCTACGAGGACGAGGACTTGCTGGTGGTGAACAAGCCCCGGGGGATGGTGGTGCACCCGGGGGCGGGGCACAAGCGGGGCACCTTAGTAAACGCCCTTCTTTACCACTGCCGCAGCCTCTCCGGCATAAACGGCGTCTTGCGCCCCGGGATCGTACACCGCCTGGACAAAGATACTTCCGGCCTCCTTATGGTGGCCAAAAACGATGCGGCGCATCTTTCTTTATCGGCCCAGCTCAAGGAGCGGCGAGTGCTAAAAGAGTACTGGGCTCTGGTCTACGGGGAGGTGAAGCCGGCCCAGGGACGCATCGAGGCCCCCATCGGCCGCCATCCCCGTTACCGGCAGAAGATGGCGGTGGTGGCCGGGGGGCGGCCGGCGGTCACCCATTACGAAGTGGTAGAGTATTTCCCCGGGTACACCCTCTTGAGGGTGCGGCCGGAGACCGGGCGCACGCACCAGATAAGGGTGCACCTTCATTATTTGGGACACCCCATTGTGGGGGATCTGAAATACGGCCCGGCTCGCCCTCATCTGGGACTGGAAGGGCAGTTTCTTCACGCCGGGGTCCTGGGCTTCACCCATCCCCGCACGGGGGAGTTTTTGCGCTTCGAGGCTCCTCTCCCTCCGGAGCTAGAGCGGGTCTTAGCCGAGCTTCGCGCGCGCCAGGCGGGTAGGCCTGGCTCCCAGCCTCTCCAGCAGGAAGAAGGTGTCGCTGCGCAGCCCCCGTCGCAGCGCGGCCAGGGATAG
- a CDS encoding ABC transporter ATP-binding protein, whose amino-acid sequence MQQELLVVENLSLHFGGVAALTNIDLTVRKGEILAIIGPNGAGKTSFLNCISGLYRPSSGRIFFEGRDITRLPPHRRAALGIARTFQNIELFKHMTVLDNIMLGRHVHLRSGILAGGIYWGLAQKEEVRHRRRVEEIIDFLEIEFIRNKVVGSLSYGLQKRVELARALALEPKLLLLDEPMAGMNVEEKEDMARFILDIAEEWGVTLVLIEHDMGVVMDLSDRVVVFDFGRKIAEGLPEEIKQNPRVVEAYLGGQLAEED is encoded by the coding sequence TTGCAGCAGGAACTTCTGGTGGTCGAAAACTTATCACTTCATTTCGGCGGCGTGGCAGCTTTAACCAATATCGATCTGACCGTACGCAAGGGGGAAATTTTGGCCATAATCGGCCCTAACGGGGCCGGGAAGACCAGCTTCCTTAACTGCATAAGCGGTCTTTACCGTCCTTCTAGCGGCCGTATCTTCTTTGAAGGGCGGGACATCACCCGCCTGCCCCCCCACCGGCGGGCTGCTCTGGGAATAGCCCGCACCTTTCAGAACATAGAGCTTTTCAAGCACATGACCGTCCTGGACAACATCATGCTAGGGCGCCACGTGCACTTGCGCTCCGGCATACTGGCGGGAGGCATTTACTGGGGCCTGGCCCAGAAAGAAGAGGTGCGCCACCGCCGCCGGGTGGAGGAGATCATCGACTTTTTAGAGATCGAGTTTATAAGGAACAAAGTGGTGGGCTCGCTCTCTTACGGGCTGCAAAAGCGGGTGGAGCTGGCCCGGGCCCTGGCGCTAGAACCGAAGCTTTTGCTTCTGGACGAGCCCATGGCGGGGATGAACGTGGAAGAGAAGGAAGATATGGCCCGCTTCATCCTCGACATAGCGGAGGAGTGGGGGGTTACGCTGGTGCTCATCGAGCACGACATGGGGGTGGTCATGGACCTCTCGGACCGAGTAGTGGTCTTTGATTTCGGTCGCAAGATCGCCGAGGGTCTGCCGGAAGAGATTAAACAGAATCCCCGGGTGGTAGAGGCCTACCTGGGAGGGCAATTGGCGGAGGAGGATTGA
- a CDS encoding YqhV family protein, whose protein sequence is MFQVHDPVVWGMASLRFLSSVLEFTCALLMLYWGRVEATLKVNALMSFVGPSILFLVTFLGIAGLASRISPLNLLCLLAGVGLIFWGLRGLNL, encoded by the coding sequence TTGTTTCAGGTTCACGATCCGGTGGTATGGGGCATGGCTTCCTTGCGCTTCCTCTCCTCGGTCCTGGAGTTCACCTGTGCTTTGCTCATGCTTTACTGGGGCCGGGTAGAGGCGACGCTCAAGGTCAACGCTCTCATGAGCTTTGTGGGTCCCAGCATTCTTTTCCTGGTCACTTTTCTGGGCATAGCAGGCCTAGCCAGCCGCATCTCCCCCCTCAACCTCCTTTGCCTCCTGGCTGGGGTGGGGCTCATCTTCTGGGGGCTGCGGGGGCTCAATCTTTAA
- a CDS encoding MFS transporter, whose protein sequence is MKRQGAWLLAGVPFVMVLGNSMLIPVLPSLKKALGMSTFQTGLVISLFSLAAGLSIPWAGLLADRVGRRRVLLPALALYALGGLGAGFSCFLSSALAPILLLLSRAVQGVGAAGTAPVAMVMVGDLFQGGKRSRALGIFEASNGLGKILSPLLGAAAGLLGFFWPFFLFPCFVFPLLVLLWWLVPEPESRPKAVSSQTYWEILKSIGRQKGVWLASIFLAGLTTLLTLFGFLFFLSEHFETAWRIKGLLKGTLLALPTGCTCLAAFLTGKLIKPRSRLPRLFALSGMFLMALFFAGLIFFQQFWPLVALSGLAGIGAGATLTSLNTLATSSAGPQARGLVTSLYGGVRFLGAASGPSLFSLLVPHSLPLTFGLTAALCLLSALVLFLVKPEATGPHP, encoded by the coding sequence ATGAAGAGGCAAGGCGCATGGCTTCTGGCAGGCGTTCCTTTCGTCATGGTGCTGGGGAACTCGATGCTCATTCCCGTCCTCCCCAGCTTAAAAAAAGCCCTGGGGATGAGTACTTTCCAGACGGGCTTAGTCATTTCTCTTTTTTCCCTGGCCGCCGGTCTTTCCATCCCCTGGGCAGGCCTTTTGGCCGACCGCGTAGGCCGGCGCCGGGTCCTGCTCCCGGCCCTGGCCTTATACGCCCTGGGAGGACTGGGAGCAGGCTTCAGCTGCTTCCTCTCCTCCGCCTTGGCCCCCATCCTCCTTCTGCTGAGCCGAGCAGTGCAGGGTGTGGGAGCAGCCGGCACAGCGCCGGTGGCCATGGTCATGGTGGGGGACCTCTTCCAGGGAGGCAAGCGCAGCCGGGCCCTGGGCATTTTTGAAGCGTCTAACGGCCTGGGCAAGATTCTAAGCCCGCTTCTGGGAGCAGCGGCAGGCCTACTCGGCTTCTTCTGGCCCTTCTTTCTCTTCCCCTGCTTCGTTTTTCCTCTTCTTGTCCTCCTCTGGTGGCTGGTTCCCGAACCTGAAAGCCGCCCAAAAGCAGTTTCCTCGCAAACTTATTGGGAAATCTTAAAAAGCATAGGTCGCCAGAAAGGGGTTTGGCTGGCCAGCATTTTCCTGGCCGGTCTTACCACCTTACTCACCCTTTTCGGCTTCCTCTTCTTCCTCTCCGAGCACTTCGAAACTGCTTGGCGCATAAAAGGGCTATTGAAAGGGACACTGCTGGCCCTCCCCACCGGCTGCACTTGTCTTGCCGCCTTTTTAACCGGTAAGCTCATAAAGCCTAGAAGCAGGCTCCCCCGCCTCTTCGCTCTCTCCGGCATGTTCTTAATGGCCCTGTTCTTTGCCGGGCTTATCTTCTTCCAGCAGTTCTGGCCGCTGGTCGCCTTATCAGGCCTTGCCGGGATAGGCGCAGGTGCCACTTTGACCTCGCTTAACACCCTAGCCACTTCCAGCGCGGGGCCCCAGGCGCGAGGATTGGTGACCTCTCTTTACGGCGGGGTACGCTTCCTAGGAGCTGCCAGCGGGCCTTCCCTCTTCAGCCTGCTCGTCCCCCACTCCCTTCCCCTCACTTTTGGCCTCACCGCCGCCCTTTGCTTGCTTTCCGCCCTAGTCCTCTTTTTGGTCAAGCCCGAAGCTACCGGTCCGCACCCTTAA
- a CDS encoding AMP-binding protein codes for MREETFPQLLYRNAQRFGKRVALREKEFGIWQTITWEEYLDHVRRFCLGLCALGFKRGDKLAIIGDNRPEWVYAELAAQAAGGVAVGIYQDSLPREVAYIVRHSDARFVVAEDQEQVDKLLEVKEELPHLEKVIYYEPRGLRNYRDPLLLSFPEVEKMGEELAKARPGLFEEMVAEGKGDDLAVIAYTSGTTGPPKGAMLTHRNMLSMARNLMAVDPLEPGDEYLSFLPLAWMGEQMMTVSSALWVGFTVNFPEETDTVRENLREIGPHVMFSPPRIYEDLVSSIQVKMEDSTWLKRKLYHFFLQVGYRVADCRFAKKTPSLGLRILNALGEFLIFSAIKDHLGFCRLRRAYTGGAALGPDVFRFFHAIGVNLKQIYGQTEIAGISVVHRDGDIKFHTVGKPLPETEIRISPEGEILSRSPAVFVGYYKNPEATAETLAGGWLHSGDAGYLDEDGHLVVIDRLKDVIRLEDGSIFSPQYISNRLKFSPYIKEAVVIGQNRPYVVALINIDPANVGRWAETHRVPYTTYVDLTQKPEVQELVCKEVRRVNQELPPAVRVKKFVILHKELDADDEELTRTRKVRLGFVAQKYAELIEGMYAGAKEIPVEAKVKYRDGREGIVKTQLKVLEPEEER; via the coding sequence ATGCGGGAAGAGACTTTTCCTCAGCTCCTGTACCGCAACGCGCAGCGCTTCGGCAAGCGGGTGGCCCTGCGGGAAAAGGAGTTCGGTATATGGCAGACGATTACCTGGGAAGAGTATCTTGACCATGTGCGCCGCTTCTGTCTGGGGCTTTGTGCCCTGGGCTTTAAGCGGGGGGATAAGCTGGCCATCATAGGAGACAACCGTCCGGAATGGGTGTACGCTGAGCTGGCGGCCCAGGCGGCCGGCGGGGTGGCGGTGGGCATCTACCAGGACTCGCTCCCGCGCGAGGTGGCCTACATCGTCCGCCACTCCGACGCCCGTTTCGTGGTGGCGGAAGACCAGGAGCAGGTAGACAAGCTTCTGGAAGTCAAAGAAGAGCTACCGCACCTGGAGAAGGTCATCTACTACGAACCCCGGGGCCTGCGCAACTACCGCGATCCTTTGCTCCTCTCTTTTCCCGAAGTGGAGAAAATGGGGGAGGAACTAGCTAAGGCGCGGCCGGGCCTTTTTGAAGAAATGGTGGCCGAAGGTAAAGGGGACGATTTGGCAGTAATCGCCTACACTTCAGGTACTACCGGTCCTCCCAAGGGAGCTATGCTCACCCACCGCAACATGCTGAGCATGGCTCGTAACCTCATGGCGGTGGATCCGCTGGAACCGGGGGACGAGTACCTTTCTTTCCTCCCGCTGGCCTGGATGGGGGAACAAATGATGACCGTCTCTTCCGCCCTCTGGGTGGGCTTTACGGTCAACTTCCCGGAGGAAACGGATACGGTGAGAGAGAACCTGCGGGAGATCGGTCCTCATGTGATGTTCTCTCCTCCCCGCATTTACGAAGATTTGGTATCCAGCATACAGGTGAAGATGGAGGACTCTACTTGGCTTAAGCGTAAGCTTTATCACTTCTTCCTGCAGGTGGGTTACCGGGTGGCCGATTGCCGCTTCGCCAAGAAGACTCCCTCCTTGGGCCTGAGGATACTGAACGCCCTGGGGGAATTCTTGATCTTCAGCGCCATAAAAGATCATCTGGGGTTCTGCCGGTTGCGGCGAGCCTACACGGGCGGGGCGGCCCTGGGGCCGGATGTCTTCCGCTTTTTCCACGCCATAGGAGTCAACCTCAAGCAGATCTACGGCCAGACGGAGATTGCCGGCATTTCCGTGGTGCACCGCGACGGGGATATCAAGTTCCACACGGTGGGCAAACCCCTGCCGGAGACGGAAATCCGCATCTCCCCCGAAGGAGAGATCTTATCCCGCAGCCCGGCGGTATTCGTCGGTTACTACAAGAACCCCGAGGCCACGGCTGAAACTTTAGCCGGCGGCTGGCTGCACTCCGGCGACGCGGGGTACTTGGATGAGGACGGGCACTTAGTGGTCATCGACCGGTTGAAAGATGTGATCCGGCTGGAGGACGGGAGCATCTTCTCTCCCCAGTACATAAGCAACCGGCTGAAGTTCTCCCCCTACATAAAAGAGGCGGTGGTAATAGGGCAGAACCGGCCTTACGTGGTGGCTCTCATCAACATCGACCCGGCCAACGTGGGGCGCTGGGCGGAGACCCACCGCGTTCCCTATACCACCTACGTAGACCTTACCCAAAAGCCAGAAGTGCAGGAGCTCGTCTGTAAAGAGGTGCGCCGGGTAAACCAAGAGCTCCCTCCGGCGGTGCGGGTGAAGAAATTCGTTATCCTCCATAAAGAGCTGGATGCCGACGACGAGGAGCTCACCCGCACCCGCAAGGTGCGCCTGGGGTTTGTGGCCCAAAAGTACGCCGAGCTCATAGAAGGGATGTACGCCGGGGCCAAGGAGATCCCGGTGGAAGCCAAGGTGAAGTACCGCGACGGAAGGGAAGGTATAGTCAAGACCCAGCTCAAGGTGCTGGAGCCGGAGGAGGAGAGATAG